The Pygocentrus nattereri isolate fPygNat1 chromosome 2, fPygNat1.pri, whole genome shotgun sequence genome has a window encoding:
- the sdr39u1 gene encoding epimerase family protein SDR39U1 isoform X1, protein MRVLIGGGSGFVGRELTRLLKSKGHEVTIISRQPGPGRITWADVESGGLPPCEGAVNLAGENIMNPLRWWNDSYKKDLFSSRVDTTRALAQAIAASSSPPRSWVLITGVACYKPSLQSQYTEDSEWTPFDLLSQLVKEWEEAGRLPHSLAQSTRQVVIRPGAVLGRDGGAMKQMLTPFWLGLGGPLGSGRQPFPWIHVSDLAGIILHALETSSSPPSTQLEVFNGVAPALNTNYEFTKELGRILRRPTLFPVPGFLMDTLLGSERAVILMQGQKVVPKRTLESGFQFRYPDLTSALREIVGG, encoded by the exons ATGAGAGTATTGATCG GTGGAGGGTCAGGGTTTGTGGGCCGTGAACTGACTCGACTGCTGAAGAGCAAAGGTCATGAAGTCACCATCATCTCCAGACAGCCTGGTCCAGGCAGGATCACATGG GCTGATGTTGAATCCGGTGGTCTCCCGCCGTGTGAGGGGGCAGTGAACCTGGCCGGGGAAAACATCATGAACCCACTGAGATG GTGGAACGACAGTTATAAGAAAGACCTGTTCTCCAGTCGAGTGGACACCACGAGGGCTCTAGCTCAAGCCATCGCGGCCTCTTCTTCACCTCCACGATCCTGGGTCCTGATCACAGGAGTGG CCTGTTACAAGCCCAGTCTGCAGAGTCAGTACACAGAGGACAGCGAGTGGACACCCTTTGACCTCCTGTCTCAGCTGGTGAAGGAGTGGGAGGAGGCCGGCCGGCTTCCTCACAGCCTCGCTCAGAGCACCAGACAAGTGGTCATCAGACCAG gtGCTGTGTTGGGGCGGGATGGTGGTGCCATGAAGCAGATGCTGACCCCGTTCTGGCTGGGTCTGGGTGGTCCTCTGGGCTCGGGTCGTCAGCCATTCCCTTGGATCCATGTCTCAGACCTGGCTGGAATCATCCTTCACGCTCTGGAGACCTCCAGCTCACCCCCCTCCACACAGCTGGAGGTGTTTAACGGGGTCGCTCCGGCGCTCAACACCAACTACGAGTTCACAAAGGAGCTGGGCCGAATCCTGAGGAGGCCCACCCTGTTTCCCGTCCCGGGGTTCCTCATGGACACCCTGCTGGGCTCGGAGAGAGCAGTCATCCTCATGCAGGGTCAGAAGGTCGTTCCCAAGAGGACTCTGGAGTCCGGCTTTCAGTTTCGGTACCCAGACCTGACCTCGGCCCTCCGGGAGATCGTCGGAGGCTAG
- the sdr39u1 gene encoding epimerase family protein SDR39U1 isoform X3 — MRVLIGGGSGFVGRELTRLLKSKGHEVTIISRQPGPGRITWADVESGGLPPCEGAVNLAGENIMNPLRWWNDSYKKDLFSSRVDTTRALAQAIAASSSPPRSWVLITGVGAVLGRDGGAMKQMLTPFWLGLGGPLGSGRQPFPWIHVSDLAGIILHALETSSSPPSTQLEVFNGVAPALNTNYEFTKELGRILRRPTLFPVPGFLMDTLLGSERAVILMQGQKVVPKRTLESGFQFRYPDLTSALREIVGG, encoded by the exons ATGAGAGTATTGATCG GTGGAGGGTCAGGGTTTGTGGGCCGTGAACTGACTCGACTGCTGAAGAGCAAAGGTCATGAAGTCACCATCATCTCCAGACAGCCTGGTCCAGGCAGGATCACATGG GCTGATGTTGAATCCGGTGGTCTCCCGCCGTGTGAGGGGGCAGTGAACCTGGCCGGGGAAAACATCATGAACCCACTGAGATG GTGGAACGACAGTTATAAGAAAGACCTGTTCTCCAGTCGAGTGGACACCACGAGGGCTCTAGCTCAAGCCATCGCGGCCTCTTCTTCACCTCCACGATCCTGGGTCCTGATCACAGGAGTGG gtGCTGTGTTGGGGCGGGATGGTGGTGCCATGAAGCAGATGCTGACCCCGTTCTGGCTGGGTCTGGGTGGTCCTCTGGGCTCGGGTCGTCAGCCATTCCCTTGGATCCATGTCTCAGACCTGGCTGGAATCATCCTTCACGCTCTGGAGACCTCCAGCTCACCCCCCTCCACACAGCTGGAGGTGTTTAACGGGGTCGCTCCGGCGCTCAACACCAACTACGAGTTCACAAAGGAGCTGGGCCGAATCCTGAGGAGGCCCACCCTGTTTCCCGTCCCGGGGTTCCTCATGGACACCCTGCTGGGCTCGGAGAGAGCAGTCATCCTCATGCAGGGTCAGAAGGTCGTTCCCAAGAGGACTCTGGAGTCCGGCTTTCAGTTTCGGTACCCAGACCTGACCTCGGCCCTCCGGGAGATCGTCGGAGGCTAG
- the sdr39u1 gene encoding epimerase family protein SDR39U1 isoform X2: MGMMQLYLLPGTTHGLRPDLRSVQNHADVESGGLPPCEGAVNLAGENIMNPLRWWNDSYKKDLFSSRVDTTRALAQAIAASSSPPRSWVLITGVACYKPSLQSQYTEDSEWTPFDLLSQLVKEWEEAGRLPHSLAQSTRQVVIRPGAVLGRDGGAMKQMLTPFWLGLGGPLGSGRQPFPWIHVSDLAGIILHALETSSSPPSTQLEVFNGVAPALNTNYEFTKELGRILRRPTLFPVPGFLMDTLLGSERAVILMQGQKVVPKRTLESGFQFRYPDLTSALREIVGG, from the exons ATGGGTATGATGCAGCTATACCTTCTACCAGGCACTACACACGGTCTTCGTCCAGACCTACGCTCTGTCCAAAACCAT GCTGATGTTGAATCCGGTGGTCTCCCGCCGTGTGAGGGGGCAGTGAACCTGGCCGGGGAAAACATCATGAACCCACTGAGATG GTGGAACGACAGTTATAAGAAAGACCTGTTCTCCAGTCGAGTGGACACCACGAGGGCTCTAGCTCAAGCCATCGCGGCCTCTTCTTCACCTCCACGATCCTGGGTCCTGATCACAGGAGTGG CCTGTTACAAGCCCAGTCTGCAGAGTCAGTACACAGAGGACAGCGAGTGGACACCCTTTGACCTCCTGTCTCAGCTGGTGAAGGAGTGGGAGGAGGCCGGCCGGCTTCCTCACAGCCTCGCTCAGAGCACCAGACAAGTGGTCATCAGACCAG gtGCTGTGTTGGGGCGGGATGGTGGTGCCATGAAGCAGATGCTGACCCCGTTCTGGCTGGGTCTGGGTGGTCCTCTGGGCTCGGGTCGTCAGCCATTCCCTTGGATCCATGTCTCAGACCTGGCTGGAATCATCCTTCACGCTCTGGAGACCTCCAGCTCACCCCCCTCCACACAGCTGGAGGTGTTTAACGGGGTCGCTCCGGCGCTCAACACCAACTACGAGTTCACAAAGGAGCTGGGCCGAATCCTGAGGAGGCCCACCCTGTTTCCCGTCCCGGGGTTCCTCATGGACACCCTGCTGGGCTCGGAGAGAGCAGTCATCCTCATGCAGGGTCAGAAGGTCGTTCCCAAGAGGACTCTGGAGTCCGGCTTTCAGTTTCGGTACCCAGACCTGACCTCGGCCCTCCGGGAGATCGTCGGAGGCTAG